In Passer domesticus isolate bPasDom1 chromosome 7, bPasDom1.hap1, whole genome shotgun sequence, one genomic interval encodes:
- the LPAR3 gene encoding lysophosphatidic acid receptor 3 codes for MNECYYDKRMDFFYNRTKTDTADEWTGPQLIGVLCFGTFFCLFIFISNSLVIAAVVKNKRFHFPFYYLLANLAAADFFAGIAYVFLMFNTGPVSKTLTVNRWFLRQGLLDTSLTASLVNLLVIAVERHMSIMRMKIHSNLTKKRVTFLIISIWAIAIFMGAVPTLGWNCLCDITVCSSLAPIYSRSYLVFWSVLNLVVFFIMVVVYIRIYMYVQRKTNVLSSHTSGSISRRRTPVKLMKTVMTVLGAFVVCWTPGLVVLLLDGLNCTDCGIQHVKRWFLLLALLNSVMNPIIYSYKDDEMWATMKRMICCSSEDKSQERRSSRIPSTVLCRSTDISGHYIEDGIIQGTICGKGDLGDKGNS; via the exons ATGAACGAATGCTACTATGACAAGCGCATGGACTTTTTCTACAACAGGACAAAGACAGACACGGCGGATGAGTGGACAGGACCGCAGCTCATCGGTGTTCTATGCTTTGGCACCTTTTTCTGcctcttcatttttatttcaaattcatTGGTCATAGCAGCTGTGGTGAAGAACAAGAGGTTTCATTTTCCCTTTTACTATCTTCTGGCCAACTTAGCAGCCGCAGACTTTTTTGCTGGAATCGCCTACGTGTTCCTGATGTTCAACACGGGCCCGGTGTCCAAGACGCTGACGGTGAACCGCTGGTTTCTGCGCCAGGGGCTGCTGGACACCAGCCTGACAGCGTCCCTGGTGAACCTGCTGGTCATCGCCGTGGAGCGCCACATGTCCATCATGCGCATGAAGATCCACAGCAACCTCACCAAGAAGAGAGTCACCTTCTTGATTATATCCATTTGGGCCATTGCTATTTTCATGGGTGCTGTCCCGACCCTGGGCTGGAACTGCCTCTGTGACATTACTGtctgctcctccctggcacCCATTTACAGCAGAAGCTACCTGGTGTTCTGGAGTGTCTTAAACCTGGTCGTCTTCTTCATCATGGTGGTGGTTTACATAAGAATCTACATGTACGTCCAGAGGAAAACCAACGTCCTGTCCTCACACACCAGCGGGTCCATCAGCCGGAGGAGAACCCCAGTGAAGCTCATGAAGACTGTCATGACTGTCCTAG GTGCCTTTGTTGTCTGCTGGACCCCTGGCCTGGTTGTCTTATTGCTGGATGGACTGAACTGTACTGATTGTGGGATTCAGCATGTTAAAAGGTGGTTTcttctcctggccctgctgaacTCTGTCATGAATCCAATAATTTATTCATACAAAGATGATGAGATGTGGGCTACCATGAAAAGGATGATTTGCTGCTCCTCTGAGGATAAGAGCCAGGAGAGACGCTCGTCTCGCATCCCCTCGACAGTTCTCTGCAGGAGCACGGATATCTCAGGCCACTACATTGAGGATGGCATCATTCAAGGGACAATTTGTGGAAAAGGAGATCTTGGTGACAAAGGAAACTCCTGA